In a genomic window of Urocitellus parryii isolate mUroPar1 chromosome 11, mUroPar1.hap1, whole genome shotgun sequence:
- the Oxct2 gene encoding LOW QUALITY PROTEIN: succinyl-CoA:3-ketoacid coenzyme A transferase 2, mitochondrial (The sequence of the model RefSeq protein was modified relative to this genomic sequence to represent the inferred CDS: inserted 9 bases in 7 codons; deleted 1 base in 1 codon; substituted 6 bases at 6 genomic stop codons), which translates to MQRPPCGQRNTLLFYMDAVETVKDIRNWAMMLGAGVFGLCGNPENLMAALLRTAERDLKXVSSNVGVDDFGLGLFLATKQVRSVVCSHRGENRLCEXRYLEGELDLGLTPQGILAERLXTPTDYRKLVQEGGQHQVLPHGSLAIPNQSREVXEFRGQHYLLERXLREDLALVKGWXSAGNVIFKESARTFNVPKCKAADVTVVEVEEIVDVGTFLPFTFPPYMXSSDKGAEIRGEKKKELLVLRSEEDGKALLGEELRMLRIKCLALESENLXYANLSIXIPLLAGNFISPDMTVYLHSDKGILGLGPFXIERXLDPDVISTGKQTVTLFPAMTPLPXFTGDMQVSKYLDLANWMIPGKKVKGVGSAMDLVSGDKTKVVVTMEHCTKXKDPQIVGKCTLPRFVDHIITEKAVFDVLGNRRLTLMELWEDSTVDEVKISTSCTFAVSQNIKPMEQLAT; encoded by the exons ATGCAGCGCCCTCCCTGCGGCCAGAGGAACACTCTCTTG TTCTACATGGACGCGGTGGAGACGGTGAAGGACATCCGCAATTGGGCGATGATGCTGGGGGCGGGGGTGTTCGGGCTCTGCGGGAACCCCGAGAACCTGATGGCCGCGTTGCTGAGGACCGCCGAGAGGGACCTGA TGGTGAGCAGCAACGTGGGCGTGGACGACTTCGGCCTGGGCCtcttcctagccaccaagcagGTCCGCAGCGTGGTCTGCTCCCACCGGGGCGAAAACAGGCTGTGCGAATAGCGGTACCTGGAGGGCGAGCTGGACCTGGGGCTGACGCCGCAGGGCATCCTGGCCGAGCGCCT CACGCCCACGGACTACCGCAAGCTAGTGCAGGAAGGTGGCCAGCATCAGGTACTACCCCACGGCAGCCTGGCCATCCCGAACCAGTCGCGAGAGGT AGAGTTCCGGGGCCAGCACTACCTCCTAGAGC TCCTCAGGGAGGACTTGGCCTTGGTGAAGGGGT ACAGTGCGGGCAACGTGATCTTCAAGGAAAGCGCCAGGACCTTCAACGTGCCCAAGTGCAAGGCTGCGGATGTCACGGTTGTGGAAGTGGAAGAAATCGTGGACGTGGGGACTTTTCTCCCATTCACGTTCCCACCATATATGTGATCGAGTGATAAAGGGGCCgaaataagaggggaaaaaaaaaaagagcttttagTACTGCGGAGCGAAGAAGATGGGAAAGCCCTGCTGGGAGAAGAATTAAGGATGCTCAGGATCAAATGCTTGGCTCTTGAATCTGAGAACCTCTGATATGCCAATCTGAGCATCTGAATCCCTCTCTTGGCCGGCAACTTCATCAGCCCTGACATGACAGTTTATCTTCACAGTGACAAAGGAATCCTGGGCTTGGGCCCAT TTATCGAAAGATGATTGGATCCAGATGTCATCAGCACAGGCAAGCAGACTGTCACTTTGTTCCCAGCGATGACTCCTCTGCCATGATTCACAGGGGACATGCAGGTTTCTAAATACCTCGACCTGGCCAACTGGATGATACCAGGAAAGAAGGTGAAAGGAGTGGGCAGTGCCATGGATTTGGTATCTGGTGACAAGACCAAAGTAGTGGTCACCATGGAGCACTGCACCA GCAAAGACCCTCAAATCGTGGGAAAGTGCACATTGCCGCGCTTCGTGGACCACATCATCACTGAGAAGGCTGTGTTTGACGTGCTTGGAAACAGGAGGCTGACACTGATGGAGCTCTGGGAA GATTCCACAGTGGACGAGGTCAAGATCAGCACAAGCTGCACCTTCGCTGTG